In a single window of the Acidimicrobiales bacterium genome:
- a CDS encoding dTDP-4-dehydrorhamnose 3,5-epimerase family protein, whose amino-acid sequence MTPSAAIDGVLVVDPVVHADDRGLFVETWRQEWLGNVPPMVQGNRADRVAGTVVGLHYHLHQADYWVVAAGQARVVLHDLRTGSPTDGATVVMDLGGDGPERHRGVYIPPGVAHGFAALSDLTITYLVDRTYDSSDELGVAWDDPAVGADWGVAGPVLSERDRANPARADLADDLRPVHGER is encoded by the coding sequence GTGACGCCCTCGGCGGCTATCGACGGCGTGCTGGTCGTGGACCCGGTGGTCCACGCCGACGACCGGGGCCTGTTCGTGGAGACGTGGCGCCAGGAGTGGTTAGGCAACGTACCTCCCATGGTCCAAGGAAACCGGGCCGACCGAGTGGCCGGCACGGTGGTTGGACTTCACTACCACCTCCACCAGGCCGACTACTGGGTCGTAGCGGCCGGACAGGCCCGGGTGGTTCTCCACGACCTGCGGACCGGCTCGCCCACCGACGGCGCCACGGTGGTGATGGACTTGGGGGGCGACGGGCCAGAACGGCACCGTGGCGTGTACATCCCTCCCGGGGTGGCCCACGGGTTCGCAGCGCTCTCCGACTTGACCATCACCTACCTGGTGGACCGTACCTATGACTCGTCCGACGAGCTGGGCGTCGCTTGGGACGACCCGGCCGTAGGGGCCGACTGGGGGGTGGCCGGGCCGGTGCTGTCGGAGCGCGACCGGGCCAACCCGGCCCGAGCCGACCTGGCCGACGACTTGCGGCCTGTTCACGGGGAGCGGTGA